The window CTGCACCCATCTGGACGTAGACGTAGAGAAGTACGCTGCATTCCTGAAGGAAGCATCCACTCTGCCGCAGGCACAGCTGGACGCTCTGAATCGTGAAGACCGCAACCTGAAGATGACCCGTCCGGCATTCGGCGGTCACCTGATGGCAACTATCATCTGCCCGCGTTTCCGTCCGCAGATGGCAACCGTTCGTCCGGGCGTTCTGAAGAAGGGCGCATACGACGAAGCAAAGGCAAACGCTGTTAAGGTTGAAAAGCTGGCTGTTTCCCTGTCGGATGCAGACCTGAAGACCAAGGTAACCGAGATCGTGAAGGAAGCCAAGGAACTGGTTGACCTGACCGGCGCTGACGTCGTTGTATCGGTAGGCCGTGGTATCTCCAAGGACGTAGAAGGCGGCATCAAGCTGGCAGAGCAGCTGGCAGCAGAGTTCGGCGGCGTAGTCGGCGGCTCTCGTGCAGCAATCGACTCTGGCTGGCTGTCTGCTGACCATCAGGTTGGCCAGACTGGTAAGACCGTACATCCGAAGCTGTATGTTGCTCTGGGTATCTCCGGTGCGATCCAGCACAAGGCTGGCATGCAGGATTCCGAGTGCATCGTAGCCGTTAACAAGTCTGACTCGGCTCCGATCTTCGACGTAGCAGACTACGGCATCTGCGGCGACCTGTTCAAGGTTGTTCCGATGATGATCGAGGCTGTTAAGGAAGCTAAGGCATCCAAGTAAGCTGAAATCCAAAACGCCCGTTCCAACTGGAACGGGCGTTTTTTTATTTTTTGCAGATTTTTTGTTTCATTTGTTCGTACTGCTGCTCGGTCATGCAGATATTGCGCCGGTAGGAACTGATTTCGCCCAGTTCCCGCAGCTTTTGCAGGTTGCGACCCACCGTTCGCACGCTCATGCCGATCTTATCGGCAATGTCCTGATACTGCTCCTGAATGAGCAGCGTCCCCTTCTCCGGGATCGGATAGTACGTTTCATAATAGGTAAACAAATAATAGCGCACCCGGTCGAGCCCCCGCAGATCGTGCAGGGTGTTCTCGCTGCCGAATCGCTTGTATAAGCTCTTGGCCAGCACGGTCGTGCACTGGCGCAGCATCGAAAAATCGCTCATGATCTCAATGTAGACCGGATACAGCCGGAACCTTGGCCAGACGAACTTTGGTCAGGCTGACCATGGTTGCCATGTAATGCTTTTCGCCCGCCAGCAGTTCCAGCACCCCAATGCCTCCGTTGTTGGCTTCCAGGCGAAAATAGTTGTATTCACTCTCTTTGTCTTGTTCCCGCACCCCGGCGATTGCTCCATCCAATACAAAATAAATGTATTCCGGAAATTCTCCCTGATGGACAACCACCTGATTGGCGTCTAATTCCATGTATTGTCCCTTTTGCTGCAGCTGCGCTGGCAGGGAATAAAACGTAAACGGAGCATTTTTCCCAAATACTTCCCATGCTTCCGATAATTCCATTGCCGACACTCCCATTCCTTTGTTCACGTGGCCTCAGCATTTGTTCGGACACCTCGATGCCTGCGCTCGCGCTTATCTCTTATTGTAAGAAAAAAAATAGGAAAACGCAACTTTTGATTGTGATTTTTTTCGCAATCTTGTTTTTTTAGGATTTTTTACCTCCTACTTTTATCACAATACTGTAAAATTTTTGATTTTCTAGTGCCAAAACAAAAAAACATCCGAATCGAAACCGATTCGGATGTTTTAGATGGTCGAGGTGACAGGATTCGAACCTGCGGCCTCTTCGTCCCGAACGAAGCGCTCTACCAAGCTGAGCCACACCTCGAAGAAGTTTTTCGCTGTTCATCAGCAGCTTTATTAGTATAGCGCGGTTTTGGAAAAATGTCAACAGGAAAAAAGAAAATTTTTCAGTTTTTTTGAAGCACCCCTTTTGCGGCTCCGACATAGCATGACACAAGGAGGGACGCAGTA of the Intestinibacillus sp. Marseille-P6563 genome contains:
- the acrA gene encoding acryloyl-CoA reductase electron transfer subunit beta — protein: MAEFNNTNLADFSGVWVFCEQRQGKLQPTVLELISEARKRADDMGVEVCGLLLGGKGVGDSMAKELGAYGADKVLVCEDDLLETYTTDAYAKVICDTVMDKKPEIMLIAATNIGRDLGPRCAARLHTGLTADCTHLDVDVEKYAAFLKEASTLPQAQLDALNREDRNLKMTRPAFGGHLMATIICPRFRPQMATVRPGVLKKGAYDEAKANAVKVEKLAVSLSDADLKTKVTEIVKEAKELVDLTGADVVVSVGRGISKDVEGGIKLAEQLAAEFGGVVGGSRAAIDSGWLSADHQVGQTGKTVHPKLYVALGISGAIQHKAGMQDSECIVAVNKSDSAPIFDVADYGICGDLFKVVPMMIEAVKEAKASK
- a CDS encoding Crp/Fnr family transcriptional regulator; translated protein: MSDFSMLRQCTTVLAKSLYKRFGSENTLHDLRGLDRVRYYLFTYYETYYPIPEKGTLLIQEQYQDIADKIGMSVRTVGRNLQKLRELGEISSYRRNICMTEQQYEQMKQKICKK
- a CDS encoding cyclic nucleotide-binding domain-containing protein; this translates as MELSEAWEVFGKNAPFTFYSLPAQLQQKGQYMELDANQVVVHQGEFPEYIYFVLDGAIAGVREQDKESEYNYFRLEANNGGIGVLELLAGEKHYMATMVSLTKVRLAKVPAVSGLH